The following are encoded together in the bacterium genome:
- the hflC gene encoding protease modulator HflC yields MDRRWIGIVAVFAALVLLWNTALFVVPQWMQAMVVQLGDPVRVVREPGLYWKIPFIQTVTYFDRRLLEQASSPKEILTRDKQQLVVDNYTRWRIVDPLQFVRSVRDENGAQSRLDDIVYSNLRETLGRHTLAEIVSGKRSELMQSVTTRSDEKAREYGIEVVDVRVKRVDLPEKNELNVFNRMRTERERLAKKFRAEGDEEARKIRSESDKQVQILMADARQKAEILRGTGDAQAVAIFADAYGRDPDFYRFVRTLEAYRKTLGEGTTAILSPDSEFFRLLKGSAPAETAP; encoded by the coding sequence ATGGATCGGCGCTGGATCGGCATCGTCGCCGTCTTCGCCGCCCTGGTGCTGCTGTGGAACACGGCGCTGTTCGTGGTGCCGCAGTGGATGCAGGCGATGGTCGTCCAGCTCGGCGACCCGGTGCGCGTGGTGCGCGAGCCCGGCCTGTACTGGAAGATCCCGTTCATCCAGACGGTGACCTACTTCGACCGCCGCCTGCTCGAACAGGCGTCGTCGCCGAAGGAGATCCTGACCCGCGACAAGCAGCAGCTCGTGGTCGACAACTACACCCGCTGGCGCATCGTCGACCCGCTGCAGTTCGTGCGCTCGGTGCGCGACGAGAACGGCGCCCAGTCGCGCCTCGACGACATCGTCTACTCCAACCTGCGCGAGACGCTCGGCCGCCACACGCTGGCCGAGATCGTCAGCGGCAAACGCAGCGAGCTGATGCAGAGCGTCACCACGCGCAGCGACGAGAAGGCGCGCGAGTACGGCATCGAGGTGGTGGACGTGCGCGTCAAGCGCGTCGACCTGCCGGAGAAGAACGAGCTCAACGTCTTCAACCGCATGCGCACCGAGCGCGAGCGGCTGGCGAAGAAGTTCCGCGCCGAGGGCGACGAGGAGGCGCGCAAGATCCGCTCGGAGTCGGACAAGCAGGTGCAGATCCTGATGGCCGACGCGCGGCAGAAGGCCGAGATCCTGCGCGGCACCGGCGACGCGCAGGCGGTGGCGATCTTCGCCGACGCCTACGGGCGCGATCCCGACTTCTACCGGTTCGTGCGCACCCTGGAGGCCTACCGCAAGACGCTCGGCGAGGGCACCACCGCGATCCTGTCGCCGGACAGCGAGTTCTTCCGCCTCCTCAAGGGCAGCGCCCCGGCCGAGACCGCGCCGTGA
- the hflK gene encoding FtsH protease activity modulator HflK, which translates to MPDRTEWPPRRSSQDPFDDLRQLWERLRARLPSGAGDPPRFTLNPFLILGVLVVLWLLTGVYIVAPDERGIVLRFGKVVRETDPGPHYRLPWPMEEVIRPSITAIRKEEIGFRTVSQGPPARYQEVPVEALMLTGDENIVSLESIVQYKVRADASGPTDFLFNVRDPRETVRAAAEAAMREVIGRTAIDQALTEGKEEVQEEAQKVLQAILDRYRVGVEVVTVKLQDVDPPPQVSDAFKDVISAQQDKERLINEAAGYANDVVPRARGAAAQLLNEAEAYREAKVRDARGVAERFTALQTEYAKAPGVTRQRLYLETMESILPGMNKIIMDDAAARQAVPYLPLDPLMRRGAPDAAPGAP; encoded by the coding sequence ATGCCCGATCGCACCGAGTGGCCGCCGCGGCGGTCGTCCCAGGATCCCTTCGACGACCTGCGCCAGCTCTGGGAGCGCCTGCGCGCGCGCCTGCCCAGCGGCGCCGGCGACCCGCCCCGGTTCACCCTCAATCCCTTCCTGATCCTCGGCGTGCTCGTCGTCCTGTGGCTGCTGACCGGCGTCTACATCGTCGCGCCGGACGAGCGCGGCATCGTGCTGCGCTTCGGCAAGGTGGTGCGCGAGACCGATCCGGGTCCGCACTACCGCCTGCCGTGGCCGATGGAGGAGGTGATCCGACCGAGCATCACCGCCATCCGCAAGGAGGAGATCGGCTTCCGCACCGTCTCGCAGGGTCCGCCGGCGCGCTACCAGGAGGTGCCGGTGGAGGCGCTGATGCTCACCGGCGACGAGAACATCGTCTCGCTCGAGTCGATCGTGCAGTACAAGGTGCGCGCCGACGCCAGCGGGCCGACCGACTTCCTGTTCAACGTGCGCGATCCGCGGGAGACCGTGCGCGCCGCCGCCGAGGCGGCGATGCGCGAGGTCATCGGCCGCACCGCCATCGACCAGGCGCTGACCGAGGGCAAGGAGGAGGTGCAGGAGGAGGCGCAGAAGGTGCTGCAGGCGATCCTCGACCGCTACCGCGTCGGCGTCGAGGTGGTGACCGTCAAGCTGCAGGACGTCGATCCGCCGCCGCAGGTGTCCGACGCCTTCAAGGACGTGATCAGCGCCCAGCAGGACAAGGAGCGCCTGATCAACGAGGCGGCCGGCTACGCCAACGACGTCGTGCCGCGCGCCCGCGGCGCCGCGGCGCAGTTGCTGAACGAGGCCGAAGCCTACCGCGAGGCCAAGGTGCGCGACGCCCGCGGCGTGGCCGAGCGCTTCACGGCGCTGCAGACCGAGTACGCCAAGGCGCCCGGCGTGACCCGCCAGCGGCTCTACCTGGAGACGATGGAGAGCATCCTGCCCGGCATGAACAAGATCATCATGGACGACGCGGCCGCGCGCCAGGCGGTGCCCTACCTGCCGCTCGACCCGCTGATGCGCCGCGGCGCGCCGGACGCGGCGCCGGGAGCGCCGTGA
- a CDS encoding DUF1552 domain-containing protein, with product MSQRTASRAGITRRTLLRGMLGGAAVSLGLPLLDCFLNDHGTALAQGAPLPVRFGTWFWGCGMNPDRWVPSAEGAAFALPPELTAIADVREHVSVLSGFNVILDGRPNLPHWTGVMATLTGSVPSVEPEVPAPTLDVLISARLGGATRFRSLELAATGVPGQSYSRASQSIVNASTVSPLELYTRIFGPEFVAPGDGNQMPDPRTVLRQSVLSLVREDARRLEARLGSHDRQRLDQYFTSLRQLENQIALSLDPPDLAACRRPRPPAGERLGTDLDRTTATHRMLTDLLVFALLCDQTRVFNMLFSWGTSELRRSGAETAHHQYTHDEVVDPVLGYQPQATSFVLASMDAWAGFVQRLASTPEGAGSLLDNCLVLAHSESSFAKSHQVTALPVMIAGRAGGRLRAGVHVRGNGEPVTRIGLTVQQVMGLTVGAWGTGSLQASQPLSALLA from the coding sequence ATGAGCCAACGCACCGCGTCGCGCGCCGGCATCACCCGGCGCACCCTGCTGCGCGGCATGCTGGGCGGCGCGGCGGTGTCGCTCGGGCTGCCGCTGCTCGACTGCTTCCTCAACGACCACGGCACCGCGCTGGCCCAGGGGGCGCCGCTGCCGGTGCGCTTCGGCACCTGGTTCTGGGGCTGCGGCATGAACCCCGATCGCTGGGTGCCGAGCGCCGAGGGCGCCGCCTTCGCGCTGCCGCCGGAGCTGACGGCGATCGCCGACGTGCGCGAGCACGTCAGCGTGCTCAGCGGCTTCAACGTGATCCTCGACGGGCGCCCGAACCTGCCGCACTGGACCGGGGTGATGGCCACCCTCACGGGGTCGGTGCCCAGCGTCGAACCGGAGGTGCCGGCGCCGACCCTCGACGTGCTGATCTCGGCCCGGCTCGGCGGCGCCACCCGCTTCCGTTCGCTGGAGCTGGCGGCCACCGGCGTACCCGGGCAGAGCTACAGCCGCGCCAGCCAGAGCATCGTCAACGCCAGCACGGTGTCGCCGCTCGAGCTCTACACGCGCATCTTCGGGCCGGAGTTCGTCGCCCCCGGCGACGGCAACCAGATGCCCGATCCGCGCACCGTGCTGCGGCAGAGCGTCCTGTCGCTGGTGCGCGAGGACGCGCGGCGCCTCGAAGCCCGCCTCGGCAGCCACGATCGGCAGCGGCTCGACCAGTACTTCACCTCGCTGCGCCAGCTCGAGAACCAGATCGCGCTGTCGCTCGATCCGCCCGACCTCGCCGCCTGCAGGCGACCGCGTCCGCCCGCCGGCGAGCGGCTCGGCACCGATCTCGACCGCACCACCGCCACCCACCGCATGCTCACCGACCTGCTGGTCTTCGCGCTGCTGTGCGACCAGACGCGGGTGTTCAACATGCTCTTCTCCTGGGGCACCTCGGAGCTGCGCCGCAGCGGCGCCGAGACGGCGCACCACCAGTACACGCACGACGAAGTGGTCGATCCGGTGCTCGGCTACCAGCCGCAGGCGACCAGCTTCGTGCTCGCGTCGATGGACGCCTGGGCCGGCTTCGTGCAGCGCCTGGCATCGACCCCGGAGGGCGCCGGCAGCCTGCTCGACAACTGCCTGGTGCTCGCCCACTCCGAGAGCTCGTTCGCGAAGTCGCACCAGGTGACGGCCCTGCCGGTGATGATCGCCGGCCGCGCCGGCGGCCGCCTGCGCGCCGGCGTGCACGTGCGCGGCAACGGCGAGCCGGTGACCCGCATCGGGCTCACCGTGCAGCAGGTGATGGGCCTGACCGTCGGCGCCTGGGGCACCGGTTCGCTGCAGGCGTCGCAGCCGCTGAGCGCCCTCCTGGCGTAG
- a CDS encoding DUF1588 domain-containing protein — protein MVRQTDPEGGAAAAIGIAGAKRVSGQRDPAPRRAIPCAAAALLLLAACGDGGGGGGDATPTRTAVASATATVVSTATLAPSAVATAIPTAVPSATALPPTAPPSEAPTHTPAPTQTPGPPPGPLAMRRLTEAQYRASIADVLGDDLVVAGRFEPDNRRDGLLAVGASFVSVTGAGFEQYDAIARGVAEQALDAAHRDRLVPCAPGDAARPDDACAAAFVRDVGGRLLRRPLADDDVAPRVALAAAGASALGDFYAGLEPALASLLLSPEFLFRVEEAEADPGDPGRQRLGSLTMATRLSYLLWNTTPDAELLAAAARDELVDDDGLARQVDRLLASPRLAAAARALFSDLYGFEEIEQGLVRKDPALFPAFNQQMISDAREQTLRVIVQHLLDDDGDYRELFTTRAAFMTRSLGLVYQVPVRAAAGWEPYDFPADGPRAGLLTHVSLLALRSHPGRSSPTLRGKFVREVLLCQDVPPPPGDIDFSQFAEEGGPNRRTARDRLTVHVANEVCAGCHSLMDPIGLALEQLDGIGVYRETENGATIDPSGQLDGEPFADARGLGEVLARHPALGPCFVESLYRYAVGRDLVAGDQPFLAELEARLDAEGYRLRDILRAIVLSAPFRGASGARVAEATPTPGEPAATPTATRGAPPTGGGAPTATPSPAVPTATPAGATLAQIQDEILTPSCATRYCHSQQARSGGLVLEAGAAYDNLVGAAPTLAAARAAGWARVTPFEPDQSFLLVKLTQPTSATYGARMPLVGGPLSEDQIAAIRGWIAAGAMP, from the coding sequence ATGGTTCGGCAGACCGACCCGGAGGGCGGCGCCGCCGCCGCCATTGGCATCGCCGGGGCGAAGCGCGTCAGTGGTCAGCGCGATCCGGCCCCGCGGCGCGCGATCCCCTGCGCCGCCGCCGCGCTGCTCCTGCTCGCCGCCTGCGGCGACGGCGGCGGTGGCGGAGGTGACGCGACGCCGACCCGCACCGCGGTGGCGAGCGCCACCGCGACCGTCGTGTCGACCGCCACCCTGGCGCCGAGCGCGGTCGCCACGGCCATTCCGACCGCCGTGCCCAGCGCCACCGCCCTGCCGCCGACCGCGCCGCCCAGCGAGGCGCCGACCCACACCCCGGCGCCGACCCAGACGCCGGGCCCACCGCCGGGACCGCTCGCCATGCGCCGGCTCACCGAGGCGCAGTACCGCGCCAGCATCGCCGACGTGCTCGGTGACGATCTGGTCGTCGCCGGTCGCTTCGAGCCCGACAATCGCCGCGACGGCCTGCTCGCCGTCGGCGCTTCGTTCGTCAGCGTCACCGGCGCCGGCTTCGAGCAGTACGACGCCATCGCCCGCGGCGTCGCCGAGCAGGCCCTCGACGCCGCGCACCGCGACCGGCTGGTGCCGTGCGCGCCGGGCGATGCGGCGCGGCCCGACGACGCCTGCGCGGCGGCCTTCGTCCGCGACGTCGGCGGCCGGTTGCTGCGCCGGCCGCTCGCCGACGACGACGTCGCGCCGCGCGTCGCGCTCGCCGCCGCCGGCGCCAGCGCGCTGGGCGACTTCTACGCCGGCCTCGAGCCGGCGCTCGCGTCGCTGCTGCTGTCGCCGGAGTTCCTCTTCCGCGTCGAGGAGGCGGAGGCCGATCCCGGCGATCCCGGGCGCCAGCGCCTCGGCAGCCTGACGATGGCGACGCGGCTCAGCTACCTGCTGTGGAACACGACGCCGGACGCGGAGCTGCTCGCCGCCGCGGCGCGCGACGAGCTGGTCGACGACGACGGGCTCGCCCGTCAGGTGGACCGCCTGCTCGCCTCGCCGCGGCTCGCCGCCGCCGCGCGGGCGCTGTTCTCCGATCTCTACGGCTTCGAGGAGATCGAGCAGGGCCTGGTGCGCAAGGACCCGGCGCTCTTCCCGGCCTTCAACCAGCAGATGATCAGCGACGCGCGCGAGCAGACGCTGCGGGTCATCGTGCAGCACCTCCTGGACGACGACGGCGACTACCGCGAGCTGTTCACCACCCGCGCCGCGTTCATGACCCGCTCGCTCGGTCTCGTCTACCAGGTGCCGGTGCGCGCCGCGGCCGGCTGGGAGCCGTACGACTTCCCCGCCGACGGCCCGCGCGCCGGCCTGCTCACCCACGTCAGCCTGCTGGCGCTGCGCTCCCACCCCGGCCGCAGCTCGCCGACGCTGCGCGGCAAGTTCGTGCGCGAGGTGCTGCTCTGCCAGGACGTGCCGCCGCCGCCGGGCGACATCGACTTCTCCCAGTTCGCCGAGGAGGGCGGTCCCAACCGGCGCACGGCGCGCGACCGCCTGACGGTGCACGTGGCCAACGAGGTGTGCGCCGGCTGCCACAGCCTGATGGACCCCATCGGCCTGGCGCTGGAACAGCTCGACGGCATCGGCGTCTACCGCGAGACCGAGAACGGCGCGACCATCGATCCCTCCGGCCAGCTCGACGGCGAGCCGTTCGCCGACGCGCGCGGCCTCGGCGAGGTGCTGGCGCGCCACCCGGCGCTCGGGCCGTGCTTCGTCGAGAGCCTGTACCGCTACGCCGTCGGCCGCGACCTCGTCGCCGGCGACCAGCCGTTCCTCGCCGAGTTGGAGGCGCGCCTGGATGCCGAGGGCTACCGGCTGCGCGACATCCTGCGCGCCATCGTCCTCAGCGCTCCCTTCCGCGGCGCCTCCGGCGCGCGCGTCGCCGAGGCCACCCCGACGCCGGGCGAGCCCGCGGCGACGCCCACCGCGACCCGCGGCGCGCCGCCGACCGGCGGCGGCGCGCCGACCGCCACGCCCTCGCCGGCGGTGCCGACGGCGACGCCGGCGGGCGCGACGCTGGCGCAGATCCAGGACGAGATCCTCACCCCGAGCTGCGCCACCCGCTACTGCCACAGCCAGCAGGCGCGCTCCGGCGGGCTGGTGCTCGAGGCCGGCGCCGCCTACGACAATCTGGTCGGCGCGGCGCCGACGCTGGCCGCGGCGCGCGCCGCCGGATGGGCGCGCGTCACGCCGTTCGAGCCCGACCAGAGCTTCCTGCTCGTCAAGCTCACGCAGCCGACCAGCGCCACCTACGGCGCCCGCATGCCGCTGGTCGGCGGACCATTGAGCGAGGATCAGATCGCCGCCATCCGCGGCTGGATCGCGGCGGGAGCGATGCCATGA
- a CDS encoding HAMP domain-containing protein, with protein sequence MSGLFGGLVLFVLLLMGIAFYQVGVRHQVRALQSRLRTAAVTLSHQIRPEAVQALNVAADRDKPEYRELIALFREVAADEPQFVSIYVLRPTEQANVLAFAADFVAPGRTSPAMVGEEYDQRQAPSIDAGFRQPTVADRFTTDRWGTVLSGYAPIRDATGQAIAVVGVDVSAADVRQLKLEVRMLTLGVFGVAALSISVLGWFVGRNVRKPLGHITEATTEIAAGRLETRVRLQRNDEFGILGRHLDQMAAGLGERELIRATFGRFVSEDVARRVLASEEGAALGGEERIVTMLLTDLSGYSTLSEQMAPAEVVTLLNTYFELMGEIIDRHHGCMIEFTGDGLLCVFGAPDALPDHAEWAVRCAIEMQARLAEANRHWEQLETKLWHGQGAAHLRMRIGIHTGAVIAGNIGTPRREQYSVIGDSVNVTARVEELNKTLGTDTLMTEDTLIRLPDALRCQAVPRGEQPIRGRVHTVVVHSI encoded by the coding sequence ATGTCGGGCCTGTTCGGCGGCCTCGTGCTGTTCGTGCTCCTGCTCATGGGCATCGCGTTCTACCAGGTCGGGGTGCGACATCAGGTGCGGGCGCTGCAGAGCCGCTTGCGCACCGCCGCGGTGACCCTGTCGCACCAGATCCGCCCGGAGGCCGTGCAGGCGCTCAACGTCGCGGCGGACCGCGACAAGCCGGAGTACCGCGAGTTGATCGCGCTGTTTCGCGAGGTGGCGGCGGACGAGCCGCAGTTCGTGAGCATCTACGTGCTGCGCCCGACCGAGCAGGCGAACGTGCTGGCCTTCGCGGCCGACTTCGTGGCGCCGGGCCGCACCTCGCCGGCGATGGTCGGCGAGGAATACGATCAGCGGCAGGCGCCGTCGATCGACGCCGGCTTCCGGCAACCGACGGTCGCGGACCGCTTCACCACCGACCGCTGGGGCACCGTGCTGTCCGGCTACGCACCGATCCGCGACGCCACGGGCCAGGCGATCGCGGTCGTCGGCGTCGACGTCTCGGCGGCCGACGTGCGGCAACTGAAGCTCGAGGTGCGCATGCTCACGCTCGGCGTCTTCGGAGTCGCCGCGTTGAGCATCTCGGTGCTCGGCTGGTTCGTCGGGCGCAACGTGCGCAAGCCGCTCGGCCACATCACCGAGGCGACGACGGAGATCGCGGCCGGCCGGCTCGAGACGCGCGTCCGCCTGCAACGCAACGACGAATTCGGGATTCTCGGTCGGCATCTCGACCAGATGGCCGCCGGCTTGGGCGAGCGCGAGCTGATCCGCGCGACCTTCGGACGCTTCGTCTCCGAGGACGTCGCGCGGCGGGTGTTGGCGTCGGAGGAGGGGGCCGCGCTCGGCGGCGAGGAGCGCATCGTGACCATGCTCCTCACCGACCTGTCGGGATACTCGACGCTGAGCGAGCAGATGGCGCCGGCCGAGGTGGTGACGCTGCTGAACACCTACTTCGAGCTGATGGGCGAGATCATCGACCGCCACCACGGGTGCATGATCGAGTTCACCGGCGACGGCCTGTTGTGCGTCTTCGGCGCGCCCGATGCGCTGCCCGACCATGCCGAGTGGGCGGTGCGCTGCGCGATCGAGATGCAGGCCCGGCTGGCGGAGGCGAACCGCCACTGGGAACAACTGGAGACCAAGCTCTGGCACGGGCAGGGGGCGGCGCATCTGCGGATGCGGATCGGCATCCACACCGGAGCGGTGATCGCCGGCAACATCGGCACGCCGCGCCGTGAGCAGTACTCGGTGATCGGGGATTCGGTGAACGTCACGGCCCGGGTCGAGGAGCTGAACAAGACGCTCGGCACCGACACCCTCATGACCGAAGACACCCTGATCCGCCTGCCCGACGCGTTGCGGTGCCAGGCCGTGCCGCGCGGGGAACAGCCGATCCGCGGTCGCGTGCACACGGTCGTCGTGCATTCGATCTGA
- a CDS encoding cation:proton antiporter — protein MILLTALVLLFFAYSAGSRRLARWNVTAPMVFTAAGMLLTSLRPMIVQAGMTPTVFLHLAEVGLVLLLFTDANRTDLRALRAAGSLSARLLAIGMLPTILLGAVAAHLVLGLPPWECGILGAILAPTDAGLGQVIVTSPRVPARIREALTVEAGLNDGLSVPFLLFCMALAAAPIEGRGASLTQFMVEQLGFGILVGLGVGLLAGWLLGVAARREWIAASFRQIAVVAIPLFCLIASEASGASMFIAAFVAGLAVQWAFPDAGRHSVDFAEEWGQVLNLAVFFLFGVVAARDWMQVGAPFWLYAVLSLTLVRMLPVWLALAGAGLGGPSIAFMGWFGPRGLASIVLGLVYIEQELRLPAEATIRTAVIVTVLLSIFVHGLSAGPGIAWHAARER, from the coding sequence GTGATCCTGCTCACCGCACTCGTCCTTCTCTTCTTCGCCTACAGCGCCGGGTCGCGGCGCCTGGCGCGGTGGAACGTCACGGCGCCGATGGTGTTCACCGCCGCCGGCATGCTGCTGACGTCCTTGCGACCGATGATCGTGCAGGCGGGCATGACGCCGACGGTGTTCCTGCACCTGGCCGAGGTCGGCCTGGTGCTGCTGCTGTTCACCGACGCCAACCGCACCGACCTGCGGGCGCTGCGCGCCGCCGGCAGCCTGTCGGCGCGCCTGCTCGCCATCGGCATGCTGCCGACGATCCTGCTCGGCGCCGTCGCCGCGCACCTCGTGCTCGGCCTGCCGCCCTGGGAGTGCGGCATCCTCGGCGCGATCCTCGCCCCCACCGACGCCGGACTGGGCCAGGTCATCGTCACCAGCCCGCGCGTGCCGGCGCGCATCCGCGAGGCGCTCACCGTCGAAGCCGGGCTGAACGACGGCCTGTCGGTGCCCTTCCTCCTCTTCTGCATGGCGCTCGCGGCGGCGCCGATCGAAGGCCGCGGCGCCAGCCTGACGCAGTTCATGGTCGAGCAGCTCGGCTTCGGCATCCTGGTCGGCCTGGGCGTCGGGCTCCTCGCCGGCTGGCTGCTCGGCGTCGCGGCGCGGCGCGAGTGGATCGCCGCGTCCTTCCGGCAGATCGCCGTGGTGGCCATCCCGCTCTTCTGCCTCATCGCCTCCGAGGCGAGCGGCGCCAGCATGTTCATCGCCGCCTTCGTCGCCGGGCTGGCGGTGCAGTGGGCCTTTCCCGACGCCGGGCGGCACAGCGTCGACTTCGCCGAGGAGTGGGGGCAGGTGCTCAACCTCGCCGTGTTCTTTCTCTTCGGCGTCGTCGCGGCGCGCGACTGGATGCAGGTCGGCGCGCCGTTCTGGCTCTACGCCGTCCTCAGTCTCACCCTGGTGCGCATGCTGCCGGTCTGGCTGGCGCTCGCCGGCGCCGGCCTCGGCGGGCCGAGCATCGCCTTCATGGGGTGGTTCGGGCCGCGCGGCCTGGCGTCGATCGTCCTCGGCCTGGTCTACATCGAGCAGGAGCTGCGCCTGCCGGCGGAGGCGACGATCCGCACCGCCGTCATCGTCACCGTCCTGCTCAGCATCTTCGTCCACGGCCTGAGCGCCGGGCCGGGGATCGCGTGGCACGCCGCGCGCGAGCGGTAG
- a CDS encoding YdiU family protein produces the protein MSATAPELFRFDNTYARELAGCYAPVTPASVPAPALLRLNDALAAELGLDVAALDPDLGAAVFAGNVLPAGAMPIAQAYAGHQFGGFVPQLGDGRAVLLGEVIDRHGRRRDIALKGSGRTPFSRQGDGKAAVGPVLREYLIGEAMHALGIPTTRALAAVRSGEVVWREQPLPGALLTRVAASHVRVGTFQFFAARQRHDTVRALADYVIARHDPDLAGDPDRYLGLLRRVAARQAALVAQWMLVGFIHGVMNTDNMTVSGETIDYGPCAFMEAYDPATVFSSIDAHGRYAYGNQPAIARWNLARLAETLLPLIDPGSSERAIARASEVIDAFPADHGARWLAGARAKLGLADADDGDAALAADWLALLAAHAVDFTLAWRRLGDAAAGDEAPLAALFPDPAAPASWLERWRRRATRDGRTGADRRAAMQRVNPLYVPRNQRVEEALAAASAQGDLGPFERLLEVVTHPFAERPGWERWSEPAPREVTARYRTFCGT, from the coding sequence ATGAGCGCCACCGCCCCCGAGCTGTTCCGCTTCGACAACACGTACGCCCGCGAGCTGGCGGGCTGCTACGCGCCGGTGACGCCGGCGTCGGTGCCGGCGCCGGCGCTGCTGCGCCTCAACGACGCGCTGGCGGCGGAGCTCGGCCTCGACGTCGCCGCGCTCGATCCGGACCTCGGCGCCGCGGTGTTCGCCGGCAACGTCCTGCCCGCCGGCGCGATGCCGATCGCGCAGGCCTACGCGGGCCACCAGTTCGGCGGCTTCGTGCCGCAGCTCGGCGACGGCCGCGCGGTGCTGCTCGGCGAGGTCATCGATCGCCACGGCCGGCGGCGCGACATCGCCCTCAAGGGCTCCGGCCGGACGCCGTTCTCGCGCCAGGGCGACGGCAAGGCGGCGGTCGGACCGGTGCTGCGCGAGTACCTGATCGGCGAGGCGATGCACGCGCTCGGCATTCCGACCACCCGGGCGCTGGCGGCGGTGCGCAGCGGCGAGGTGGTGTGGCGCGAGCAGCCGCTGCCCGGCGCGCTGCTGACCCGCGTCGCGGCCAGCCACGTGCGCGTCGGCACCTTCCAGTTCTTCGCCGCCCGGCAGCGCCACGACACGGTGCGGGCCCTGGCGGATTACGTCATCGCCCGCCACGATCCCGACCTCGCCGGCGATCCCGATCGCTACCTCGGCCTGCTGCGCCGGGTGGCGGCGCGGCAGGCGGCGCTGGTCGCGCAGTGGATGCTGGTCGGCTTCATCCACGGCGTCATGAACACCGACAACATGACGGTGTCCGGCGAGACCATCGATTACGGTCCCTGCGCCTTCATGGAGGCGTACGACCCGGCGACGGTCTTCAGCTCCATCGACGCGCACGGCCGCTACGCCTACGGCAACCAGCCGGCGATCGCGCGCTGGAACCTGGCGCGCCTGGCCGAGACCCTGCTGCCGCTGATCGATCCCGGGTCGAGCGAACGCGCCATCGCCCGCGCCAGCGAGGTGATCGACGCCTTCCCGGCGGACCATGGCGCGCGGTGGCTGGCCGGCGCCCGCGCCAAGCTCGGGCTGGCGGATGCCGACGACGGCGACGCGGCACTCGCCGCCGACTGGCTGGCGCTCCTGGCGGCACATGCGGTCGACTTCACCCTGGCGTGGCGACGGCTCGGCGACGCCGCCGCCGGCGACGAGGCGCCGCTCGCGGCGCTGTTCCCCGATCCGGCGGCGCCGGCGTCCTGGCTCGAACGCTGGCGGCGGCGCGCGACGCGCGACGGGCGAACGGGAGCGGATCGGCGGGCCGCCATGCAGCGCGTCAACCCGCTCTATGTCCCGCGCAATCAGCGCGTCGAGGAGGCGCTCGCCGCCGCCTCGGCGCAGGGCGACCTGGGGCCGTTCGAGCGCCTGCTCGAGGTCGTCACGCACCCCTTCGCGGAGCGCCCGGGCTGGGAGCGCTGGAGCGAGCCGGCGCCGCGCGAGGTCACCGCTCGCTATCGCACCTTCTGCGGCACCTGA
- a CDS encoding enoyl-CoA hydratase/isomerase family protein, with translation MADDFADAVLLERDGPIATVTLNRPERLNAWSWEMGMALSQRMEAVAADREVRVVVLRGAGRSFCAGIDLKPDVRERIVGRSPAEKVLGYYHRYRGSHRRTQGIEAIPQPIIVALHGHCLGAGFEIAMLGDFRLAAEGTVFGCPEVRIGVAIDCGLDLRLAQEVGPSWAKWMTLTGRRFDAALAHRLGLVQEVHPPDALFAAAHALAGEIAAAAPLAVQATKRTIDLFADRGLDEALRFEALNAAVGFVSEDLVEGFAAGREKRTPRFEGK, from the coding sequence ATGGCCGACGACTTCGCCGATGCGGTGCTGCTGGAGCGCGACGGTCCGATCGCGACGGTGACGCTCAACCGTCCCGAGCGCCTGAACGCCTGGAGCTGGGAGATGGGCATGGCGCTGAGCCAGCGCATGGAAGCGGTCGCCGCCGACCGCGAGGTGCGGGTCGTCGTGCTGCGCGGCGCCGGGCGCTCGTTCTGCGCCGGCATCGACCTCAAGCCCGACGTGCGCGAGCGCATCGTCGGCCGCTCGCCGGCGGAGAAGGTGCTGGGCTACTACCACCGCTACCGCGGCTCGCACCGCCGCACCCAGGGCATCGAGGCGATTCCGCAGCCGATCATCGTGGCGCTGCACGGGCACTGCCTGGGCGCCGGGTTCGAGATCGCCATGCTCGGCGACTTCCGCCTGGCCGCCGAGGGCACGGTGTTCGGCTGTCCCGAGGTGCGCATCGGCGTCGCCATCGACTGCGGCCTCGACCTGCGACTGGCGCAGGAGGTCGGCCCGTCGTGGGCGAAGTGGATGACGCTCACCGGCCGCCGCTTCGACGCCGCGCTCGCCCACCGGCTGGGTCTCGTGCAGGAGGTCCACCCGCCCGACGCGCTCTTCGCCGCGGCGCACGCGCTGGCCGGCGAGATCGCCGCCGCCGCGCCGCTGGCCGTGCAGGCGACCAAGCGCACCATCGACCTGTTCGCCGATCGCGGGCTCGACGAGGCGCTGCGCTTCGAGGCGCTCAACGCCGCGGTCGGCTTCGTCTCGGAGGACCTCGTCGAGGGCTTCGCCGCCGGGCGGGAGAAACGGACGCCGCGCTTCGAGGGCAAGTGA